A genomic window from Pseudomonas alcaligenes includes:
- the moaE gene encoding molybdopterin synthase catalytic subunit MoaE, giving the protein MSVRVQVEAFDPGHELNALHAANLGIGAVATFVGYVRDYNDGQDVCGLFLEHYPGMTEKALAGIVSQAEQRWPLLRVEVLHRVGRLQPGEPIVFVGTASAHRQAAFDACNFIMDYLKTRAPFWKKEDTPEGARWVEGRASDQAAAARWSKP; this is encoded by the coding sequence ATGAGCGTCCGGGTACAGGTCGAGGCCTTCGATCCGGGCCACGAACTCAATGCGCTGCACGCCGCCAACCTGGGCATCGGCGCGGTGGCCACCTTCGTCGGCTACGTGCGCGACTATAACGACGGCCAGGACGTGTGCGGCCTGTTCCTCGAGCACTACCCGGGCATGACCGAGAAGGCCCTCGCCGGCATCGTCAGTCAGGCCGAACAGCGCTGGCCGCTGCTGCGGGTCGAGGTGCTGCATCGGGTCGGCCGCCTGCAGCCGGGCGAGCCCATCGTCTTCGTCGGCACCGCCAGCGCCCACCGCCAGGCGGCGTTCGACGCCTGCAACTTCATCATGGACTACCTGAAGACCCGCGCACCCTTCTGGAAAAAGGAAGACACCCCGGAGGGTGCGCGCTGGGTCGAGGGTCGTGCCAGCGATCAGGCAGCCGCGGCGCGCTGGTCCAAGCCCTGA
- a CDS encoding MoaD/ThiS family protein has product MIRVQYFARYREVLGIDGEQLQRAALGNLEQLREHLLSRGGVWQVLAEQNLMCARNQELCSLDTEIADGDEIAFFPTVTGG; this is encoded by the coding sequence ATGATCCGCGTACAGTACTTCGCCCGCTACCGAGAGGTGCTGGGCATCGACGGCGAGCAGCTGCAGCGCGCTGCGCTGGGCAACCTGGAGCAGCTGCGCGAGCACCTGCTGAGCCGCGGTGGCGTGTGGCAGGTGCTGGCCGAGCAGAACCTGATGTGCGCGCGCAACCAGGAGCTGTGCAGCCTGGACACCGAGATCGCCGACGGCGACGAGATCGCCTTCTTCCCCACAGTTACAGGCGGCTGA
- the moaC gene encoding cyclic pyranopterin monophosphate synthase MoaC, with the protein MLTHLDSQGRANMVDVTDKAVTSREAVAEARVRMLPATLAMIADGSHPKGDVFAVARIAGIQAAKKTSDLIPLCHPLMLTSVKVELQADGLDCVRIVARCKLAGQTGVEMEALTAASVAALTIYDMCKAVDRGITIETVRLLEKSGGKSGDYHLDYHEAGSLT; encoded by the coding sequence GTGCTGACCCATCTCGATTCCCAAGGCCGCGCCAACATGGTGGACGTCACCGACAAGGCGGTGACGTCCCGCGAGGCCGTGGCCGAAGCCCGCGTACGCATGCTGCCCGCCACCCTGGCGATGATCGCCGATGGCAGCCATCCCAAGGGCGACGTGTTCGCCGTGGCACGCATCGCCGGCATCCAGGCGGCGAAGAAGACCTCCGACCTCATCCCCCTTTGCCACCCGCTCATGCTCACCAGCGTCAAGGTCGAGCTGCAGGCCGACGGCCTCGACTGCGTGCGCATCGTCGCGCGCTGCAAGCTGGCCGGGCAGACCGGCGTGGAGATGGAGGCGCTGACCGCCGCCAGCGTCGCCGCACTGACCATTTACGACATGTGCAAGGCCGTGGACCGCGGCATCACGATCGAGACCGTGCGCCTGCTGGAGAAGTCCGGCGGCAAGAGCGGTGACTACCACCTGGACTATCACGAGGCAGGGAGCCTGACATGA
- a CDS encoding PhoH family protein, with protein MDDHGRTRSTQPTLYVLDTNVLIHDPNALLNFQEHHVAIPMTVLEELDKLKTGKHTVAAECRQAIRLIDQTLGEASPEEVEQGVPIRRGKNEPKGTLSILMSKRAEPITWLPEHLNDNKIINQLVELQSRRSGSPVVLVTKDINMRLKARACGISAEDYHTDQLVDDVSLLSRGYHNLAGSFWDRVSKVETRQGHGRTWHQVQLTDNLPAVHINEFIVDEQGFVGWVKGIQGSSLTILDLHQEPLLHQEAWGLRPRDVYQALALYALLDPDIHLVNLSGAAGSGKTILALAAAIEQTMVSKRYRRIIATRSVQGLDEDIGFLPGTEAEKMEPWLGAITDNLEALHSDDESTHGSVDYILQKVPLQFKSLNYIRGRSFQHSLILIDECQNLTPHQMKTIITRAGNGSKVVCLGNLAQIDTPYLSATSSGLTYLTERFKDFEHGVHITLQGVPRSVLAEYAEAHM; from the coding sequence ATGGATGATCACGGACGCACCCGCTCCACCCAGCCCACCCTCTACGTCCTCGACACCAACGTCCTGATCCACGATCCCAACGCGCTGCTGAATTTCCAGGAACACCACGTCGCCATCCCCATGACCGTGCTGGAGGAGCTGGACAAGCTCAAGACCGGCAAGCACACGGTCGCCGCCGAATGCCGCCAGGCCATCCGCCTGATCGACCAGACGCTGGGCGAGGCCAGCCCCGAGGAGGTGGAGCAGGGGGTGCCGATCCGCCGCGGCAAGAACGAGCCCAAGGGCACCCTGTCGATCCTCATGAGCAAGCGCGCGGAGCCGATCACCTGGCTGCCCGAGCACCTCAACGACAACAAGATCATCAACCAGCTGGTGGAGCTGCAGAGCCGGCGCAGTGGCTCGCCCGTGGTGCTGGTGACCAAGGACATCAACATGCGCCTGAAGGCGCGTGCCTGTGGCATCTCCGCGGAGGACTACCACACCGACCAGCTGGTCGACGACGTGTCCCTGCTGTCGCGCGGTTACCACAACCTGGCCGGCTCCTTCTGGGACCGCGTGAGCAAGGTCGAGACCCGTCAGGGCCATGGCCGTACCTGGCACCAGGTGCAGCTCACCGACAATCTGCCGGCCGTGCACATCAACGAGTTCATCGTCGACGAGCAGGGCTTCGTCGGCTGGGTCAAGGGCATCCAGGGCAGCAGCCTGACCATCCTCGACCTGCACCAGGAGCCGCTGCTGCACCAGGAGGCCTGGGGCCTGCGCCCGCGCGACGTGTACCAGGCACTGGCGCTGTACGCGCTGCTGGACCCGGACATCCACCTGGTCAACCTGTCCGGCGCCGCCGGTTCGGGCAAGACCATCCTGGCGCTGGCTGCGGCCATCGAGCAGACCATGGTCAGCAAGCGCTACCGGCGCATCATCGCCACCCGCAGCGTGCAGGGCCTGGACGAGGACATCGGCTTCCTGCCCGGCACCGAGGCGGAGAAGATGGAGCCCTGGCTCGGCGCCATCACCGATAACCTGGAGGCGCTGCACTCGGACGACGAGAGCACCCATGGCAGCGTCGACTACATCCTGCAGAAGGTGCCGCTGCAGTTCAAATCGCTCAACTACATCCGCGGGCGCAGCTTCCAGCACAGCCTGATCCTGATCGACGAGTGCCAGAACCTCACCCCGCACCAGATGAAGACCATCATCACCCGTGCCGGCAACGGTTCCAAGGTGGTCTGCCTGGGCAACCTGGCGCAGATCGACACTCCCTACCTGTCCGCCACCAGTTCGGGCCTGACCTACCTCACCGAGCGCTTCAAGGACTTCGAACACGGCGTGCACATCACCCTGCAAGGGGTGCCGCGCTCGGTGCTGGCCGAGTACGCCGAGGCGCATATGTAA
- the dmeF gene encoding CDF family Co(II)/Ni(II) efflux transporter DmeF, with amino-acid sequence MSECNHQRWRSEHRYRPLASGAERQAWLVTALTGATMLVEVVAGYWFNSMALLADGWHMASHTLAIGLSALAYLLARRYADDPRFAFGTWKIEVLAGFASAVLLVAVVASMLFESLWRLWSPQAIAFDQALAVAVLGLLVNLLSAWLLHDGQGHAHHDHDHGHGHGEDLNRKAAFLHVLTDALTSVAAILALLGGKWLGWHWLDPLMGVLGALVIGLWVKGLLLQTGKVLLDREMDSPLVQRVRGHLEGLDDTEVLDLHLWRVGSAQYACIIHLVTHGGASADHYKAQLASFPQLVHVTVEVNRCGAGG; translated from the coding sequence ATGAGCGAATGCAATCACCAGCGCTGGCGCAGCGAGCATCGTTACCGGCCGCTGGCCAGCGGCGCCGAGCGCCAGGCCTGGCTGGTCACCGCGCTGACCGGCGCGACCATGCTGGTGGAGGTGGTCGCCGGCTACTGGTTCAACTCCATGGCGCTGCTTGCCGATGGCTGGCACATGGCCTCGCATACCCTGGCCATCGGCCTCAGCGCGCTGGCCTACCTGCTGGCGCGGCGCTATGCCGACGATCCGCGCTTCGCCTTCGGCACCTGGAAGATCGAGGTGCTGGCCGGCTTCGCCAGCGCGGTGCTGCTGGTCGCGGTGGTGGCAAGCATGCTGTTCGAGTCGCTGTGGCGGCTGTGGTCGCCGCAGGCCATCGCCTTCGACCAGGCGCTGGCGGTGGCCGTGCTGGGGTTGCTGGTGAACCTGCTGTCGGCCTGGCTGCTGCACGATGGCCAGGGGCATGCTCATCATGATCATGATCATGGCCATGGCCATGGCGAGGATCTCAACCGCAAGGCGGCCTTCCTGCACGTGCTGACCGATGCGCTGACCTCGGTGGCGGCCATCCTCGCGTTGCTCGGCGGCAAGTGGCTGGGCTGGCACTGGCTGGACCCGCTGATGGGCGTACTCGGCGCGCTGGTGATCGGCCTGTGGGTCAAGGGCCTGCTGCTGCAGACCGGCAAGGTGCTGCTCGACCGGGAAATGGACAGCCCGCTGGTGCAACGGGTACGTGGTCACCTGGAGGGCCTCGACGATACCGAGGTGCTCGACCTGCACCTGTGGCGCGTGGGCAGCGCGCAGTACGCCTGCATCATCCACCTGGTGACCCATGGCGGGGCCAGCGCGGATCACTACAAGGCGCAGCTGGCGAGCTTTCCGCAGCTGGTTCACGTGACGGTGGAGGTCAATCGCTGTGGCGCCGGGGGATAG
- a CDS encoding polysaccharide deacetylase family protein, with the protein MLIRYLPLVLALFAGAVQAAGPARFATLDRATWPEPLHSQAAFDTASRAEILTFAQVLQASEGLDEGGWSRRLGLKSVNLQSVVRVRERFWQRLLENYRLASRACTPAVDFCPPVVDLAGLQEQSRQLVVAPESRYFAWAEASRRFHLNYLNEQMRLAALFPRISSEIELFSKQERNGDELADMQFLLTFDDGPSVQGGSSDRLADWLRQQGLSATFYVLGGNLQQRLQKTSAEAVRQLYAGQCVASHGWAHKSHASWSDWQDSVIRTRELLQQSVPELYVPLFRPPYGQRRADSQAFFAGQGLQVALWQIDSQDWSGQVGAEAAGQRVLTLMLLWRRGVLLFHDIQRKAEGGLPWLLRATAGVPLQWQDCRSYR; encoded by the coding sequence ATGCTGATCCGTTATCTGCCGCTGGTTCTGGCCCTGTTCGCGGGTGCCGTGCAGGCGGCCGGTCCCGCCCGTTTTGCCACCCTGGACCGCGCTACCTGGCCGGAGCCATTGCACAGCCAGGCCGCCTTCGACACCGCCTCGCGCGCGGAGATACTGACTTTCGCCCAAGTCCTGCAAGCCAGCGAGGGACTGGACGAAGGCGGCTGGTCTCGGCGCCTTGGGCTCAAGTCGGTCAACCTGCAGTCCGTGGTTCGGGTACGCGAGCGCTTCTGGCAGCGCCTGCTGGAGAACTATCGGCTGGCCAGTCGCGCCTGCACGCCGGCCGTCGACTTCTGCCCGCCGGTGGTCGACCTGGCCGGGCTGCAGGAGCAGTCTCGGCAGCTGGTGGTGGCACCCGAGTCGCGCTACTTCGCCTGGGCCGAGGCCAGCCGCCGTTTCCACCTCAACTACCTGAACGAGCAGATGCGCCTGGCCGCGCTGTTCCCGCGCATCAGCAGCGAGATCGAGCTGTTCTCCAAGCAGGAGCGCAACGGCGACGAGCTGGCCGACATGCAGTTCCTGCTGACCTTCGACGACGGTCCCAGTGTGCAGGGCGGCAGCAGTGACAGGCTGGCGGACTGGCTGCGCCAGCAGGGACTCAGTGCCACCTTCTACGTGCTCGGCGGCAACCTGCAGCAGCGCCTGCAGAAGACTTCCGCCGAGGCCGTGCGCCAGCTCTATGCCGGGCAGTGCGTGGCCTCGCATGGCTGGGCGCACAAGTCCCACGCCAGCTGGAGCGACTGGCAGGACTCGGTGATCCGCACCCGTGAACTGCTGCAACAGAGCGTACCGGAGCTTTATGTGCCGCTGTTCCGCCCGCCCTACGGCCAGCGTCGCGCGGACAGCCAGGCCTTCTTCGCCGGCCAGGGGCTGCAGGTAGCGCTGTGGCAGATCGACTCGCAGGACTGGAGCGGCCAGGTCGGCGCCGAGGCCGCCGGGCAACGGGTGCTGACCCTGATGCTGCTGTGGCGACGCGGCGTGCTGCTGTTCCACGACATCCAGCGCAAGGCCGAGGGCGGTCTGCCCTGGCTGCTGCGCGCTACCGCCGGCGTACCACTGCAATGGCAGGATTGCCGGAGCTATCGCTGA
- a CDS encoding tetratricopeptide repeat protein yields the protein MLSAQAEQLSIDVLSAVVKDQRIADAEVLVQKNGAQTAVGRTDGNGRVNLGTGFADDGASLLIIKKPGYSNLVAKCPCQGMTYAISPVMESLDGLRVVLSWGATPSDLDSHIAYPDNHIYFDAKQGDEAHLDVDDTDSYGPETITLRKKRFGETYVYAVRDFSNNSAPASSALSHSQAKVFVYIGQSLVRTYYVPRDQVGNLWTVFRITGSGEIQDINRLESTVAESGTIGGLLRPLQDDAQSVASLPVVPQAQGDAKALNQQGEAAYHAGQLDQAIDLYRQAIEIDGNYGQAYSNLGLAYQKAGRTAEAIWANRKAIALAHGGSAATVRASSYYNIARIYESARQYDDALRHYQLAREQKANPVYDKAIQRVQAL from the coding sequence ATGCTCTCGGCCCAGGCCGAACAACTCTCCATCGATGTGCTGAGTGCCGTGGTCAAGGACCAGCGCATCGCCGACGCCGAAGTGCTGGTGCAGAAGAATGGCGCCCAGACCGCCGTGGGCCGCACCGACGGCAATGGCCGGGTCAATCTCGGCACCGGCTTCGCCGACGACGGCGCCAGCCTGCTGATCATCAAGAAGCCCGGTTACTCCAACCTGGTAGCCAAGTGCCCGTGCCAGGGCATGACCTATGCCATCAGCCCGGTCATGGAGAGTCTCGACGGCCTGCGCGTGGTGCTGAGCTGGGGCGCCACGCCGAGCGACCTGGATTCCCATATCGCCTATCCCGACAACCACATCTACTTCGACGCCAAGCAGGGTGACGAGGCCCATCTCGACGTCGACGACACCGACAGCTACGGCCCGGAGACCATCACCCTGCGCAAGAAGCGCTTCGGCGAGACCTACGTCTATGCCGTACGCGACTTCAGCAACAATTCCGCCCCGGCATCCTCGGCCCTGAGCCATAGCCAGGCCAAGGTGTTCGTCTACATCGGCCAGTCGCTGGTGCGTACCTACTACGTGCCGAGGGATCAGGTGGGCAACCTGTGGACGGTGTTCCGCATCACCGGCAGTGGCGAGATCCAGGACATCAATCGCCTGGAAAGCACCGTGGCGGAAAGTGGCACCATCGGCGGCCTGCTGCGTCCCCTGCAGGACGATGCGCAGAGCGTTGCCAGCCTGCCGGTCGTGCCCCAGGCCCAGGGCGATGCCAAGGCGCTCAACCAGCAGGGCGAGGCGGCCTACCACGCCGGCCAGCTGGACCAGGCCATCGACCTCTACCGCCAGGCCATCGAGATCGATGGCAACTACGGCCAGGCCTACAGCAACCTGGGCCTGGCCTACCAGAAGGCCGGGCGCACCGCGGAGGCCATCTGGGCCAACCGCAAGGCCATCGCCCTGGCCCACGGCGGCAGTGCCGCCACCGTGCGCGCCAGCTCCTACTACAACATCGCGCGCATCTACGAGAGCGCCCGCCAGTACGACGACGCCCTGCGTCACTACCAGTTGGCCAGGGAACAGAAGGCCAACCCGGTATACGACAAGGCCATCCAGCGCGTACAGGCGCTGTAA
- the yaaA gene encoding peroxide stress protein YaaA, translating into MLLVISPAKTLDYDTPPATARFTQPQHLDHAQELIGQLRQMSPQQVGELMHLSDKLAALNVARYGSWHPDFTPANAKQALLAFKGDVYTGLAAEDFSEDDFDFAQAHLRMLSGLYGVLRPLDLMQPYRLEMGTKLANARGNNLYEFWGERISAWLNEALAAQGDDILLNLASNEYFGAVKRKALNARVIDTEFKDLKNGQYKIISFYAKKARGLMARYVIKQRIRDPEQLKAFDYQGYRYSAEQSKPDSLVFLRDHAQD; encoded by the coding sequence ATGCTGTTGGTGATTTCCCCCGCCAAGACCCTGGACTACGACACCCCGCCGGCCACCGCGCGCTTTACCCAACCGCAGCACCTGGATCACGCCCAGGAGCTGATCGGCCAGCTGCGCCAGATGAGCCCGCAGCAGGTCGGCGAACTGATGCACCTGTCGGACAAGCTCGCTGCCCTCAACGTGGCGCGCTACGGCAGCTGGCACCCGGACTTCACCCCGGCCAACGCCAAGCAGGCACTGCTGGCATTCAAGGGTGACGTCTACACCGGCCTGGCCGCCGAGGATTTTTCCGAGGACGACTTCGACTTCGCCCAGGCACACCTGCGCATGCTCTCCGGCCTGTATGGCGTTCTGCGCCCGCTGGACCTGATGCAGCCCTATCGCCTGGAGATGGGCACCAAGCTGGCCAACGCCCGCGGCAACAACCTCTACGAGTTCTGGGGCGAACGCATCAGCGCCTGGCTGAACGAGGCGCTGGCCGCCCAGGGCGACGACATCCTGCTCAACCTGGCCTCCAACGAATACTTCGGCGCGGTCAAGCGCAAGGCCCTGAACGCCCGGGTCATCGACACCGAGTTCAAGGACCTGAAGAACGGCCAGTACAAGATCATCAGCTTCTACGCCAAGAAGGCCCGCGGCCTGATGGCGCGCTACGTGATCAAGCAGCGCATCCGCGACCCGGAGCAGCTCAAGGCCTTCGACTACCAGGGCTACCGCTACAGTGCCGAACAGTCGAAGCCGGACAGCCTGGTGTTCCTGCGCGACCATGCGCAAGACTGA
- a CDS encoding SDR family oxidoreductase: MTQPVVLITGCSSGIGRALADAFKGAGYRVFAAARKGADLEALNAAGFTAVKLDVNDAEDIARAQARIKAEAGRLDVLVNNAGYGAMGPLLDGGAAAMRQQFETNVFSLVELTRACFPLLRASRGLVVNIGSVSGVLVTPFAGAYCASKAAVHALSDALRLELAPFAVQVMEVQPGAIASSFGANASAQAEQLIREDSPWWPLREGIRARARASQDHPTSAQAFATTLLAAVARPRRPALLRIGNGCRSMPLLARWIPTRLLDLVLMKRFGLDRQLD; encoded by the coding sequence ATGACCCAACCCGTCGTCCTGATCACCGGTTGCTCCAGCGGCATCGGCCGCGCCCTGGCCGATGCCTTCAAGGGCGCCGGCTACCGGGTGTTCGCCGCCGCGCGCAAGGGCGCCGACCTCGAGGCGCTGAATGCCGCCGGCTTCACCGCGGTTAAGCTCGACGTCAACGACGCCGAAGACATCGCCCGCGCCCAGGCCCGGATCAAGGCCGAGGCCGGGCGCCTCGACGTACTGGTCAACAACGCCGGCTACGGTGCCATGGGCCCGCTGCTGGACGGCGGCGCCGCAGCCATGCGCCAGCAATTCGAGACCAACGTGTTCAGCCTGGTCGAGCTGACCCGCGCCTGCTTCCCGCTGCTGCGCGCCAGCCGCGGCCTGGTGGTCAATATCGGCAGCGTCTCCGGCGTGCTGGTCACCCCCTTCGCCGGCGCCTACTGCGCCTCCAAGGCGGCGGTACATGCCCTGTCCGACGCCCTGCGCCTGGAACTGGCGCCCTTCGCCGTGCAGGTGATGGAAGTACAGCCGGGGGCGATCGCCTCCAGCTTCGGCGCCAATGCCAGCGCCCAGGCCGAACAGCTGATCCGCGAGGACTCGCCCTGGTGGCCGCTGCGCGAGGGCATCCGCGCCCGCGCCCGCGCCTCGCAGGACCATCCCACCTCGGCACAGGCATTCGCCACCACCCTCCTGGCCGCGGTCGCCAGGCCGCGGCGACCGGCCCTGCTGCGCATCGGCAACGGCTGCCGCAGCATGCCGCTGCTGGCCCGCTGGATTCCCACCCGGCTGCTGGATCTGGTGCTGATGAAGCGTTTCGGCCTCGACCGCCAGCTGGACTGA
- a CDS encoding 2'-5' RNA ligase family protein, with product MRLLDRQDAPAATLPCVLRDHPEWHLGRERYWLWSIAVDCPAVLQRLQAVRALLGDWLHPPGARQAHITLFVCGFATATAQLDDDITPAVLETQRRALEKLSMAPFALHIGGLDSFASAAFLAVHDSGRLERLREALARLSPEVRQAPYVPHLTAGLYRQAIARQTWLEHTRPLHDCPPLALPVRELQLLSYAAAEPQGALRLEARVRLAG from the coding sequence ATGCGCCTGCTGGACCGACAAGACGCCCCGGCGGCCACCCTGCCCTGCGTCCTGCGTGACCACCCCGAATGGCACCTGGGGCGCGAGCGCTACTGGCTATGGTCGATTGCGGTGGACTGCCCGGCCGTGCTGCAGCGCCTGCAGGCGGTGCGAGCACTGCTGGGCGATTGGCTGCATCCACCGGGCGCACGCCAGGCGCATATCACGCTGTTCGTCTGTGGTTTCGCCACCGCCACAGCGCAGCTGGACGACGACATCACCCCGGCCGTGCTGGAGACCCAACGCCGCGCCCTCGAAAAGCTGAGCATGGCGCCATTCGCACTGCACATCGGCGGGCTCGACAGCTTCGCCAGTGCGGCCTTCCTGGCGGTACACGACAGCGGCCGGCTCGAGCGCCTGCGCGAAGCACTCGCCCGGCTCTCGCCCGAAGTACGCCAGGCGCCCTATGTGCCGCACCTGACTGCCGGCCTTTACCGCCAGGCTATCGCACGCCAGACCTGGCTCGAGCACACCCGCCCGCTGCATGACTGCCCGCCGCTGGCGCTGCCGGTGCGCGAGCTGCAGCTGCTCAGCTACGCCGCCGCCGAGCCGCAGGGGGCACTGCGCCTGGAAGCGCGGGTGCGCCTGGCGGGCTAG
- a CDS encoding DMT family transporter, translating into MNLSLYLLTVLIWGTTWIALKLQLGEVAIPLSIAYRFSLAAAVLFAILLLSRRLQPLDRRGQLLCLAQGLCLFCLNFMCFYTASQWIPSGLVAVIFSTATLWNALNARVFMGRRIAANVLAGGALGLMGLGLLFWPELSHHEASRETLLGIGLAVLGTLCFSAGNLLSSLQQQAGLKPLTTNAWGMFYGALLLLAYCLLSGVPFTFEANTRYIGSLLYLAIPGSVIGFTAYLTLVGRMGPERAAYCTVLFPVVALNISVFVEGYQWTLPALLGLGLVMLGNVLVFRQPRPAAPQAQRA; encoded by the coding sequence ATGAACCTGTCGCTGTACCTGCTCACCGTCCTGATCTGGGGCACCACCTGGATCGCCCTCAAGCTGCAACTGGGCGAGGTGGCCATCCCGCTGTCGATCGCCTACCGCTTCAGCCTGGCCGCCGCCGTGCTGTTCGCCATCCTCCTGCTCAGCCGCCGTCTGCAGCCGCTCGACCGGCGCGGCCAGCTGCTGTGCCTGGCGCAGGGCCTGTGCCTGTTCTGCCTCAACTTCATGTGCTTCTACACGGCCAGCCAGTGGATCCCCAGCGGCCTGGTGGCGGTGATCTTCTCCACCGCCACGCTGTGGAACGCGCTCAATGCCCGCGTCTTCATGGGTCGGCGGATCGCCGCCAACGTGCTGGCCGGCGGCGCGCTGGGACTGATGGGCCTTGGACTGCTGTTCTGGCCTGAGCTTTCGCACCACGAGGCCAGTCGCGAGACCTTGCTGGGCATCGGCCTGGCGGTACTGGGCACCCTGTGCTTCTCCGCCGGCAACCTGCTCTCCAGCCTGCAGCAGCAGGCCGGGCTCAAGCCGCTGACCACCAACGCCTGGGGCATGTTCTACGGCGCCTTGCTGCTGCTGGCGTACTGCCTGCTCAGCGGTGTGCCGTTCACGTTCGAGGCCAATACGCGCTACATCGGCTCGCTGCTGTACCTGGCGATTCCTGGCTCGGTGATCGGCTTTACCGCCTACCTGACCCTGGTCGGACGTATGGGGCCGGAGCGCGCGGCCTACTGCACCGTGCTGTTCCCGGTGGTGGCGCTGAACATCTCGGTGTTCGTCGAGGGCTACCAGTGGACGCTGCCGGCGCTGCTCGGCCTGGGCCTGGTGATGCTCGGCAACGTGCTGGTGTTCCGCCAGCCCCGCCCGGCCGCCCCACAGGCGCAGCGGGCCTAG
- a CDS encoding helix-turn-helix domain-containing protein: MAALEHNLVFQSLSSSPNARLLRGAELGDELAAALWSNHHDARDYQGPSHHTLSCYLAGGTGTFRRERPGAKGAPDKLCVLPAGHESSWVINGDIRLAHLYVSPERFAASAVALLDREPRELQLRESTFLEDPQLAAQFRQLVTLDWNEPGERLLTSSLAHAMIDHVLLTQVGQRQGLKLKGGLAPHLRRRLVDYIEQHLDQPLALGELAQLAALSEYHFARMFSTSFGLPPHRYVLQRRLLRARELLLHSALPLGEIALACGFASASHFSNRFRQAFGAAPGLLRAAR, translated from the coding sequence ATGGCCGCACTCGAACACAACCTGGTATTCCAGTCGCTCAGCAGCTCGCCCAATGCGCGCCTGCTGCGCGGTGCCGAGCTGGGCGACGAGCTGGCCGCGGCGCTGTGGAGCAACCACCACGACGCCCGCGACTACCAGGGCCCCAGCCACCACACCCTGTCCTGCTACCTGGCCGGCGGCACCGGCACCTTCCGCCGCGAGCGCCCCGGCGCCAAGGGCGCACCGGACAAGCTGTGCGTGCTGCCGGCCGGGCACGAGTCATCCTGGGTGATCAACGGCGACATCCGCCTGGCGCACCTCTATGTCAGCCCCGAGCGCTTCGCCGCCAGCGCCGTCGCCCTGCTCGACCGCGAGCCGCGCGAGCTGCAGCTGCGCGAAAGCACCTTCCTCGAAGACCCGCAGCTGGCCGCGCAGTTTCGCCAGCTGGTGACGCTGGACTGGAACGAGCCGGGCGAGCGCCTGCTGACCAGCAGCCTGGCCCACGCGATGATCGACCATGTGCTGCTGACCCAGGTCGGCCAGCGACAGGGCCTGAAACTCAAGGGTGGCCTGGCGCCACACCTGCGCCGGCGCCTGGTGGACTACATCGAGCAACACCTGGACCAGCCGCTGGCACTCGGCGAGCTGGCACAGCTGGCGGCGCTGTCGGAGTACCACTTCGCGCGCATGTTCAGCACCAGCTTCGGCCTGCCGCCGCATCGCTACGTGCTGCAGCGGCGCCTGCTGCGGGCGCGTGAACTGCTGCTGCACAGTGCCCTGCCGCTCGGTGAGATCGCCCTGGCCTGCGGCTTCGCCAGCGCCAGCCACTTCAGTAACCGCTTCCGCCAGGCCTTCGGCGCGGCGCCCGGACTGCTGCGCGCGGCCCGTTAG
- a CDS encoding YebG family protein, whose protein sequence is MAVEVVYRSSRDPERLFMDKAEADRYDKMLELAEALSAALHKAVPSLSEEQVEELGIFMARNRDTFARAFKNQPEALAELGQGEAD, encoded by the coding sequence ATGGCCGTCGAAGTGGTGTACCGCAGCAGTCGCGATCCGGAGCGCCTGTTCATGGATAAGGCCGAAGCCGATCGTTACGACAAGATGCTGGAGCTGGCCGAAGCGCTGTCCGCCGCCCTGCACAAAGCGGTGCCCTCGCTCAGCGAGGAGCAGGTGGAAGAGCTGGGCATCTTCATGGCCAGGAACCGCGACACCTTCGCCCGCGCCTTCAAGAACCAGCCCGAGGCCCTGGCCGAGCTGGGCCAGGGCGAGGCGGACTGA